Proteins found in one Epinephelus fuscoguttatus linkage group LG4, E.fuscoguttatus.final_Chr_v1 genomic segment:
- the LOC125887944 gene encoding histone H1-like, producing MAEVAPAPAAAPPKVAKKKGTTPRKPGPSVSELILKIVAASKERNGVSAAALKKALAAGGYDVEKNKSRVRTAIKALVAKGSLVQTKGTGASGSFKMSKKAAAPKKVKKPAKKAAPKAKKPTATKKPKTTAAKKPTATKKSPKKAKKPAAAKKTAKSPKKGSKKTIEKVAKKTTAAKKAPVAKKPTAKKSPAKKAAKPKAKKAAAKKK from the coding sequence atggcagaagtagctccagctccagctgctGCACCGCCCAAAGTGGCCAAGAAGAAGGGTACCACACCGAGGAAGCCCGGTCCCAGCGTCAGCGAGCTCATCCTGAAAATTGTGGCCGCGTCCAAGGAGCGAAACGGCGTGTCTGCGGCCGCCCTCAAGAAGGCTCTGGCTGCCGGAGGCTACGATGTGGAGAAGAACAAGTCCCGCGTCAGGACCGCCATCAAAGCCCTGGTGGCTAAGGGCTCTCTGGTCCAGACCAAAGGGACCGGGGCCTCCGGCTCCTTCAAGATGAGCAAGAAGGCTGCCGCACCTAAGAAGGTCAAGAAGCCGGCCAAGAAAGCCGCTCCTAAAGCCAAGAAGCCCACAGCGACTAAAAAGCCCAAGACAACAGCAGCTAAGAAGCCAACAGCTACTAAGAAGTCTCCCAAGAAGGCCAAGAAACCCGCAGCGGCTAAGAAAACAGCCAAGAGCCCCAAGAAGGGATCCAAAAAGACTATTGAGAAAGTTGCCAAAAAGACCACCGCAGCCAAGAAAGCACCTGTAGCCAAGAAACCTACAGCTAAGAAATCTCCTGCAAAGAAAGCTGCCAAGCCAAAAGCAAAGAAAGCAGCAGCCAAGAAGAAGTAA
- the LOC125887958 gene encoding histone H3-like, protein MARTKQTARKSTGGKAPRKQLATKAARKSAPATGGVKKPHRYRPGTVALREIRRYQKSTELLIRKLPFQRLVREIAQDFKTDLRFQSSAVMALQESSEAYLVGLFEDTNLCAIHAKRVTIMPKDIQLARRIRGERA, encoded by the coding sequence ATGGCAAGAACCAAGCAGACCGCTCGTAAATCCACCGGAGGCAAAGCCCCGAGGAAGCAGCTGGCCACCAAGGCTGCCCGTAAGAGCGCCCCGGCCACCGGCGGCGTGAAGAAGCCTCACCGTTACAGGCCCGGTACCGTGGCTCTGAGAGAGATCCGTCGCTACCAGAAATCCACGGAGCTGCTGATCCGCAAGCTGCCCTTCCAGCGCCTGGTCCGAGAAATCGCTCAGGATTTCAAGACCGACCTGCGCTTCCAGAGCTCCGCTGTCATGGCTCTGCAGGAGTCCAGTGAGGCTTACCTGGTGGGCCTGTTTGAGGACACCAACCTGTGCGCCATCCACGCCAAGAGAGTCACCATCATGCCCAAAGACATCCAGCTGGCCCGTCGCATCCGCGGAGAGAGAGCTTaa
- the LOC125887978 gene encoding histone H4: MSGRGKGGKGLGKGGAKRHRKVLRDNIQGITKPAIRRLARRGGVKRISGLIYEETRGVLKVFLENVIRDAVTYTEHAKRKTVTAMDVVYALKRQGRTLYGFGG, translated from the coding sequence ATGAGTGGTCGCGGCAAGGGAGGAAAAGGACTCGGTAAAGGAGGCGCCAAGCGTCACCGCAAAGTTCTCCGTGATAACATCCAGGGAATCACCAAACCCGCTATCCGCCGTCTGGCTCGCCGTGGTGGAGTGAAGCGTATCTCCGGTCTGATCTACGAGGAGACCCGCGGTGTGCTGAAGGTGTTCCTGGAGAATGTCATCCGTGATGCCGTCACCTACACCGAGCACGCCAAGAGGAAGACTGTGACCGCCATGGATGTGGTGTATGCTCTCAAGAGGCAGGGCCGCACTCTGTACGGCTTCGGAGGTTGA
- the LOC125887974 gene encoding histone H2B 1/2-like — protein sequence MPETTVKAPKKGSKKAVSKSVNKTGKKKRRPRKESYAIYVYKVLKQVHPDTGISSKAMGIMNSFVSDIFERIAGEASRLAHYNKRSTITSREIQTAVRLLLPGELAKHAVSEGTKAVTKYTSSK from the coding sequence ATGCCTGAAACCACTGTAAAGGCGCCCAAGAAGGGCTCAAAGAAAGCCGTGTCCAAGAGCGTTAATAAGACCGGCAAGAAAAAGAGGAGACCCAGGAAGGAGAGCTACGCCATCTACGTGTACAAGGTGCTGAAGCAGGTCCACCCCGACACCGGCATCTCGTCCAAGGCTATGGGCATCATGAACTCGTTTGTGAGCGACATCTTTGAGCGCATCGCCGGTGAGGCCTCCCGTCTGGCTCACTACAACAAGCGCTCCACCATCACTTCCAGGGAGATCCAGACCGCCGTCCGCCTGCTGCTGCCCGGGGAGCTGGCCAAGCACGCTGTGTCTGAGGGCACCAAGGCCGTCACCAAGTACACCAGCTCCAAGTAA
- the LOC125887963 gene encoding histone H2A-like isoform X2 translates to MSGRGKTGGKVRAKAKTRSSRAGLQFPVGRVHRLLRKGNYAERVGAGAPVYLAAVLEYLTAEILELAGNAARDNKKTRIIPRHLQLAVRNDEELNKLLGGVTIAQGGVLPNIQAVLLPKKTEKAKSKEH, encoded by the exons ATGAGTGGTCGCGGAAAAACCGGTGGCAAAGTCAGAGCCAAGGCAAAGACCCGCTCCTCCCGTGCTGGGCTCCAGTTCCCAGTCGGCCGTGTCCACAGGCTGCTGCGCAAAGGAAACTACGCGGAGCGTGTCGGTGCCGGCGCCCCCGTCTACCTGGCGGCTGTGCTGGAGTACCTGACCGCTGAGATCCTGGAGTTGGCTGGAAACGCTGCCCGCGACAACAAGAAGACCCGTATCATCCCCCGTCACCTGCAGCTGGCTGTCCGCAACGACGAGGAGCTCAACAAGCTGCTGGGCGGAGTGACCATCGCTCAGGGCGGCGTGCTGCCCAACATCCAGGCTGTTCTGCTGCCCAAGAAGACCGAGAAGGCC AAAAGTAAGGAGCACTGA
- the LOC125887963 gene encoding histone H2A-like isoform X1, translating to MSGRGKTGGKVRAKAKTRSSRAGLQFPVGRVHRLLRKGNYAERVGAGAPVYLAAVLEYLTAEILELAGNAARDNKKTRIIPRHLQLAVRNDEELNKLLGGVTIAQGGVLPNIQAVLLPKKTEKAAKSK from the coding sequence ATGAGTGGTCGCGGAAAAACCGGTGGCAAAGTCAGAGCCAAGGCAAAGACCCGCTCCTCCCGTGCTGGGCTCCAGTTCCCAGTCGGCCGTGTCCACAGGCTGCTGCGCAAAGGAAACTACGCGGAGCGTGTCGGTGCCGGCGCCCCCGTCTACCTGGCGGCTGTGCTGGAGTACCTGACCGCTGAGATCCTGGAGTTGGCTGGAAACGCTGCCCGCGACAACAAGAAGACCCGTATCATCCCCCGTCACCTGCAGCTGGCTGTCCGCAACGACGAGGAGCTCAACAAGCTGCTGGGCGGAGTGACCATCGCTCAGGGCGGCGTGCTGCCCAACATCCAGGCTGTTCTGCTGCCCAAGAAGACCGAGAAGGCCGCCAAGTCCAAGTAA